Proteins encoded within one genomic window of Synechococcus sp. PCC 7335:
- the hmpF gene encoding pilus motility taxis protein HmpF, with product MLYLAETQRKSGFMGGGKATFKLIAAQRSEHDWTGVPNEELIPAPDDAPYANGVLVMVELTSNRQVKRHQEAGRPLVSVLQNFSGMNKKFKSQGEEIEQWKESLTYQSQALSRREMEIETRREQIEQAEADLESVRAQQQEIEEQKAAVDQLQADLARKNAELKGAWAHLNGEIQQFEERKEEFQAEHHRGGSLSDEQTAQINSALADLGQPDSIASTVAGKVTNAFELMTGHQADLDKERQHLEQRQAELTAAQAELDAQTQNLLAMKQSLVEAELKLHNTQVHLQQQQSLLVTKQEHNHLLTEQLKNQTELHQQVYELLSATDKVRLSKKVDVASLEAMAEEELQALVTKLEKDLEKMIQFVNDQEEELKLQQDEIDALKGKLTEVNDYDRLQLETEIEEANDRHVMLARTLVGQRRNLLERQEVLSQHQAVLLRRQGLAADEEGTGTELEPVLDEIDKLRALLDEQIQQLEAEIAQIQSELDTLKQTRQQQQQATDKQRQKIADADLACRAQYQVVGELQGQVMLYESMLSIMEGHIGGFEQVLEEVSIAVGQWQEAKAEQQRKITLAQQMIETLSSPEPALV from the coding sequence GTGCTTTATCTAGCCGAGACACAAAGGAAGAGTGGATTTATGGGTGGTGGCAAAGCTACTTTTAAGCTGATTGCTGCCCAAAGATCCGAGCATGACTGGACAGGTGTGCCGAATGAAGAGCTAATTCCTGCACCCGATGACGCGCCGTATGCCAACGGAGTTCTGGTGATGGTAGAGCTCACTAGCAACCGCCAGGTGAAACGTCATCAAGAAGCTGGCCGGCCGCTAGTGAGCGTCTTGCAGAACTTCTCTGGAATGAACAAGAAGTTTAAGTCTCAAGGTGAAGAGATAGAACAGTGGAAGGAGTCGTTGACCTATCAGAGCCAGGCCTTGAGCCGTCGAGAGATGGAAATAGAGACCAGGCGAGAACAGATAGAGCAAGCTGAAGCTGACTTAGAAAGCGTTAGGGCACAGCAGCAGGAGATAGAGGAACAGAAGGCTGCAGTAGACCAACTACAAGCAGATCTAGCTCGTAAGAACGCCGAGTTAAAAGGTGCGTGGGCACATCTAAATGGCGAAATTCAGCAGTTTGAGGAGCGAAAAGAAGAATTTCAAGCGGAGCATCATCGCGGAGGTAGCCTTAGCGATGAGCAGACTGCTCAAATCAATTCGGCGCTTGCGGACCTTGGCCAGCCAGATTCAATTGCTTCGACTGTCGCCGGTAAGGTGACAAATGCTTTTGAGCTAATGACTGGACATCAAGCCGATCTAGATAAGGAACGACAGCACCTCGAACAAAGACAGGCTGAGCTGACGGCGGCACAAGCGGAGCTAGACGCTCAAACCCAGAACCTGCTGGCGATGAAGCAATCGCTGGTAGAAGCTGAATTAAAGCTTCACAATACCCAGGTTCATTTGCAGCAGCAGCAGTCCCTGCTTGTTACCAAACAAGAGCACAATCACCTCTTGACGGAGCAGTTAAAGAACCAAACTGAGCTGCATCAGCAGGTATACGAGCTACTAAGTGCTACTGACAAAGTGAGGCTAAGCAAGAAGGTAGACGTTGCATCCTTGGAAGCGATGGCGGAGGAAGAGCTGCAGGCACTAGTGACTAAGTTAGAGAAAGACTTAGAAAAAATGATTCAGTTCGTCAACGATCAAGAAGAAGAGCTGAAGCTTCAGCAAGATGAAATTGATGCGCTTAAAGGTAAGCTGACTGAGGTAAATGATTATGACCGGCTGCAGCTAGAAACAGAGATCGAAGAAGCGAATGATCGCCACGTGATGCTGGCCCGAACGCTGGTAGGCCAAAGGCGAAATCTACTAGAGCGTCAGGAAGTGCTAAGCCAACATCAAGCCGTGCTACTACGCCGTCAGGGGCTAGCCGCTGACGAGGAAGGAACAGGGACTGAACTGGAGCCAGTTTTAGATGAGATTGACAAGCTGCGGGCGTTGCTAGATGAGCAGATCCAGCAGCTAGAAGCGGAGATTGCCCAGATACAGTCTGAGCTAGACACACTGAAGCAGACTCGGCAGCAGCAGCAGCAGGCTACGGATAAGCAGCGACAGAAGATCGCTGACGCAGATTTGGCCTGTCGAGCCCAATATCAAGTAGTCGGTGAATTGCAGGGCCAGGTTATGCTATACGAGTCTATGCTATCGATTATGGAAGGGCATATAGGCGGATTTGAACAGGTGTTAGAGGAAGTCTCGATAGCGGTTGGCCAGTGGCAAGAAGCGAAGGCAGAGCAGCAGCGTAAGATAACGCTTGCTCAGCAGATGATTGAAACCCTTAGCTCACCAGAGCCCGCTCTGGTCTAA
- a CDS encoding RNA-binding S4 domain-containing protein, with translation MAADFIKLDQFLKIINVVRSGGEAKLIIRSGEVLVNGEMELRRGRKLYDEDIVTIEDTSFTVHIST, from the coding sequence ATGGCAGCAGACTTCATCAAGCTCGACCAATTTCTGAAGATAATCAACGTCGTCCGCTCTGGCGGTGAAGCGAAGCTAATTATCCGCAGTGGAGAAGTTTTAGTGAACGGTGAGATGGAACTTAGAAGGGGTCGTAAGCTATATGACGAGGATATCGTGACTATAGAAGATACCTCTTTTACAGTGCATATTTCCACCTAA
- the grxC gene encoding glutaredoxin 3 encodes MQPKIEIYTWSRCPFCIRAKSLLDRKGVEYTEYCIDGDEEARSKMAERAGRRSLPQIFVDERHIGGCDDIHALERKGKLDSLLKAA; translated from the coding sequence ATGCAGCCTAAGATTGAGATTTATACCTGGAGTCGCTGTCCATTCTGTATTCGAGCTAAGTCTCTATTAGATAGGAAAGGCGTCGAATATACGGAGTATTGCATTGATGGCGATGAAGAGGCCCGTAGCAAGATGGCTGAACGTGCTGGGAGAAGATCGCTGCCTCAAATTTTTGTCGATGAGCGTCACATCGGCGGCTGTGATGATATCCACGCGCTTGAGCGCAAGGGCAAATTGGATAGTTTATTGAAAGCTGCCTAG
- the hpf gene encoding ribosome hibernation-promoting factor, HPF/YfiA family yields the protein MKLVIQGKNIEITDAIRSHVHQKIEKATAHFQTLINKVDVCLSVQNNPRIAPKQTAEVTVFLNNVVVRAEESSESLYASIDMVTDKLTRQLRKYKEKRRDQDHATVRPTDVDATINAPDITSHNADISEVLNHQPKLPDTVVRSKYFAMPPMTVQTALENLELVGHDFYMFRNVETGEINVIYERNHKGYGLLQPRQNHQTKVAQNNNHKENKASRLTPVAKAI from the coding sequence ATGAAGCTAGTAATCCAGGGGAAAAACATCGAGATCACTGACGCCATCCGTAGTCATGTACATCAGAAAATCGAAAAGGCAACCGCTCACTTTCAAACACTTATCAACAAAGTAGATGTCTGCCTGTCTGTCCAAAACAACCCCCGAATTGCCCCGAAACAAACCGCAGAAGTCACTGTCTTCCTCAACAATGTCGTTGTTCGCGCTGAAGAGAGCAGCGAGAGTCTATATGCCAGCATCGACATGGTGACCGATAAGCTTACCCGCCAGCTTAGGAAATACAAAGAGAAGCGTCGCGATCAAGATCACGCTACTGTACGGCCAACAGACGTCGATGCCACTATCAACGCGCCTGATATTACTTCTCACAATGCCGATATTAGCGAAGTACTCAACCACCAGCCCAAACTACCTGACACAGTTGTACGCAGCAAGTACTTTGCGATGCCGCCAATGACTGTACAGACTGCCCTCGAGAATCTAGAGCTCGTTGGACATGACTTCTACATGTTCCGCAACGTAGAAACTGGAGAAATTAATGTTATCTACGAGCGCAACCACAAGGGCTACGGTCTGCTACAGCCTCGACAGAACCACCAAACCAAAGTTGCTCAAAATAACAACCACAAAGAGAACAAGGCAAGCAGGTTGACTCCTGTTGCAAAAGCTATCTAG